ATCAGCCATAAAAATCGAAATAGGCGCCCAGTCAAACGCCGCAAGCGAGACAACTCCGTGCTGATGAGGCATATTTCTGTTAAGCGTGAAAGTTTCGCCGTAAGCGTTCTCAAACCAATCGTGCCGCACTCTTATTCGATAATCGCCTTCGGGAACGTGCATAAAAACGTAATTCCCGTACCCGTCGCTGCGAGTACGAGAAACAATCCTGTCGTCCTCCGACAAAAGTTCTATCGATACAATTTCGCCTATCAAATTATTGGCGCGCAAATCCACTTGTCCCGTTATCGTAAACAAGGTGAAAATCTCTTCGGGCGGCGGCAATGCTTCGGGAACAATATTTCTGATAATACGCGGCGCTTCCGGAATTTCTTCTTCGTAAATTTCTTCGGGGGGAAGCTCTATTATTTGTTCAATTTCTATAACATTCCCGTCTGTATCATCGACGTCGTCTTTAATGGAATACCCTTCGCCGACTTCTTCTTCAGCGCCGAAAATCGAGCGAATTTCCGAAATAATATTATCAATCTGAGGCGGACGGACATTGTAATTCAGCGCCTCGTTTATAGCAGGAACGTAAGTTATGGCAGAAGCCGCCACCGACGCAACAAGCGCAATACTTCCCGCTTGCGACAAAACCATAGAAAAGAATTGTCCGAGCATATCGGGAAGGTTCGACAAAAAATCTCCGAATTGATTACCCGCCTCGTTTAACGCTTCTCCTTTTTTGTCCACTTTTTTTCTTAAAACGATATATCGAAACCAGCCGTAAATCGTAGAAGCAAACGAAACCGTTCCGAAAACCGTAGCAATTCCCGGACCTAAAAACGCAATAAAAAGCAGGATAACGTGTTCGATTTCAAAAAATTTGACTAAAATTGCAGATATGGCTACGAGCGCGATTGCAGATATAGAAACAACTGAACAGATATTTCCTATCTTGCTCAATACACTTGCAAATTTTTCTTCTTTTGCCAGAAAACGCCCATTTTTCATAAAGATTTTTCTGCCTTTCACGCTTTGAAACCGTTAAAAATCCAATTTATACTTAAAAAAAGCGCGGAAACACGTTGTTTGTATTCAATAATTATGCCAATGGTTGTTTTTCTTGGTTTTGGGAGATGGAGGAAAGGTAGGGTTGACGTTCATTTTGGCATTTTTCCTCATTTTGTGGTTTTGTTGGCGGGGCAAAACGTATTTTATCCTAATAAATAAGGAGGGAATAATGGAAAAAGAAAATGTGGTAATTGCCAATCCGATATATGATGCGGTGTTCAAACGTCTTATGGAAAATAATAAAATCGCAAGGTTTCTTGTAGGGACGATATTGGATTGTAAAATAGTATCTCTCGAAGCAAGGATTCAAGAGCATACCGATCCCAACAAAAAAAATGGGGCGCTTACTCTTTATCGAAAAGATTTTTCCGCAAAGATACAAGATAAAAACGGTAATACAAAAACAGTGATTATAGAAATACAGAAAGCGGGAAATTTTGGCGACATTCCCCGTTTTAGAGATTATTTAGCCGTAGAATATAAAAGAACGGAATATCCGATTATCGCGATATATATACTCGGATTTAATTTGTCGGTTAATTCTCCTGCATTTGTCGCTTTTCCTGAATGCAAAGATTTGCAGACAAATCAAAAATTAACTGTTCACGACAATTTTGTGGAGCATTTGACACATAAGGCATATTTTGTGCAGACGAAAAGGATTAAGCAAAGTTTGAACACAAAACTTGACGCAGTTTTGTCGATATTTGCCCAAGATAATTTTGCTTCCGAGGATAAAACGACAAAGAGTTTTCCTATGAATTCAGATATTCCCGAAATTCAAAATCTGTTGACTGTTTTACAACACGCCGCGGCGGATGAGAAAGTGCGCAAGGAACTTGAAAAGGAATTGTATTATCAGCGGTATTTAGAGCAAACTTACGGGGAAAAAGATAAGAAAATCGCAGAACAAGCAGAAGAAATCGCAGAACAAGCAGAAGAAATTGCGGAACAAGCCGCGAAACTTGCAGATAAAGATGCCGAAAATGAACATTTGCGCTTGCAAATAGCCGAACTACAAGCAAAATTAGGTAAATAAATAAAAGCCCTCTAAACCACCACCAAAAAGGCAAGCCACAAAACCTTGCCTTTCTCTTTCCCTCCCCCTCGACTACTGCAACCCCCCGCTCGAATTGAAAACACGAGGAGCAATCGCCTGTCAATACACTTTCAAATCGCTGTCTTGGACTTCTACGATATTGCCTTTTAATTTTAAAATTGCCATACCGTATTTTCGGGCGGCTTCTTCGGCGGGTTTGGTGAAAGTAAGTCCTGCTATTCCCAAGTAGAATTTATAATTTGCGTATTTATCAAATATCAGTTTGAAATTTTTTACTTGTTCGTTTAGCAATTTATTTACATCTTTGGTTTCTACCGAATTTTTTACTTCGACTATGCCGATGGAACTTTGATTTATAAGAGTTATGTCGTATTGTCCGAAAATTGTGCCGCCGTTTTTGCCCGGAACGTAGCCCTTAACGTCTTTATCGACAATATCAAAATGGACATTGCCTAAGGTTTTTGTTTCTTTAAGAGTGTTGTAAAAATAATCTTCGGCTATGCGACCTGTGGCATCGTCTATACCGCCAAATTTTATGTTAGTTTCTTTTATACTGTCGAGATATTTTTCCCACTGCTCTGCCTGTAAATTTTCTATGCGCGTAAGATTGGCGGTGCTTTCCGCCTGCAATTTCTTAACTTCAGCAAAACCCTTTAAGTTCTCTGCCTGCTGTTCCCTTATCTCAGCAAAACCTTTCATAGTGTCCGCCATTGCCGCTCTGATTGCAGCCATTTCTTCTTGCCATTTTTCCATATCCCACCTCGATTATTCAAGTTTTCATATCATTTATACATATAATATACATTCCGCCACCCCCGAACAAGCAAAAAATCTTTTGCCCCCTCGACTACTGCAACCCCCCGCTCGAATTGAAAACACGAGGAGCAATCGCTTCTCTGTCATTGGTCTGCGAAACAAACTGCCCAAGCGCAAGCGCAGAGTTAAACATTGGAATATGGGGAGCAAAATTGCCTGCAAGCACC
This DNA window, taken from Chitinivibrionia bacterium, encodes the following:
- a CDS encoding carboxypeptidase-like regulatory domain-containing protein codes for the protein MKNGRFLAKEEKFASVLSKIGNICSVVSISAIALVAISAILVKFFEIEHVILLFIAFLGPGIATVFGTVSFASTIYGWFRYIVLRKKVDKKGEALNEAGNQFGDFLSNLPDMLGQFFSMVLSQAGSIALVASVAASAITYVPAINEALNYNVRPPQIDNIISEIRSIFGAEEEVGEGYSIKDDVDDTDGNVIEIEQIIELPPEEIYEEEIPEAPRIIRNIVPEALPPPEEIFTLFTITGQVDLRANNLIGEIVSIELLSEDDRIVSRTRSDGYGNYVFMHVPEGDYRIRVRHDWFENAYGETFTLNRNMPHQHGVVSLAAFDWAPISIFMADTEPTVVEEPIILAEAETEHEPAAPIRLVARGGRSLMYSVRPELLIGSASAGVGGSVGLGMIGRGGFYFSMDLRYGPNRALGSNFYGGDFNFGWMFNRDGLFKNVLGLSVGYQYMSSVMNIKDFGLVISEREEDNYGFGGVFWKVLLGRRGNLDITNRLLFGHRISGIYTESMLHPPYRIERETKLNMTYSLGIGWTWIRNRSAVRIVDTANASPRRNPNRNARRNARIKALIIDTGAGAVSDATRVDTTRIEAVADTPRRSARRSSRREARRN